From Brachionichthys hirsutus isolate HB-005 chromosome 2, CSIRO-AGI_Bhir_v1, whole genome shotgun sequence, one genomic window encodes:
- the dclre1b gene encoding 5' exonuclease Apollo gives MPANGKVIPHTPLAVDFWQIRKCPGTRLFFLSHMHSDHTVSLSSTWSNRPIYCSPVTSTLLKLKLQVKEQWIHPLELGEPCELPLDDIGKERLTVTLIDANHCPGAVMFLFEGYFGSILYTGDFRYLPSMLREPCLRTNTTIDVLYLDNTNCDPNRTLPSRQRATQEIKEIIRSHPSHDVVIGLYKLGKESLLLELAMEFKTWIEVSFERMETLKALELPNVFTTEAGAGRIRVVEQSEICPSMLHQWSKEQPTLAIVPTSRLIVSLHPDVHVVPYSDHSSYQELEDFVSALSPTSIVPIVGKYLPGNMCALVRSKKRQEFLVPESVQHFMLRQPESQLGSPAYTGLHHRYLQTCAPKGVIFESPLRKTGKSFEETAEADQDISEEDLDSESSEQDPESILMDMSKDTVPEKHRRGPRDVWNLNIVQTVSEDVANEESVSISQLVQSNVNPGDILSNIEACLNPVSTPRKGLQTNAKTTKTAFLHSRHGNARNNHMLSDVESTSQQSTHGLDKVGDLPPQSVLDDASCSSSNYLTVLQQEEIDRIENTILNDDDLFTGEDLKIYGILQPNFVKRFTLLPIRHAKDSGISDDGI, from the exons ATGCCGGCTAACGGGAAGGTTATCCCGCACACCCCGTTGGCCGTGGACTTCTGGCAGATTCGCAAGTGTCCAGGGACGCGGTTGTTTTTcctgtctcacatgcacagcgaCCACACCGTGAGTCTGAGCTCGACCTGGAGCAACCGGCCCATTTACTGCTCGCCGGTCACTTCCACGCTCCTCAAGCTTAAATTACAG gtGAAAGAGCAGTGGATCCATCCATTAGAGCTGGGCGAGCCGTGCGAGCTGCCACTGGATGATATTGGCAAGGAAAGGCTGACGGTCACGTTGATAGACGCCAACCACTGTCCGGGAGCCGTcatgtttctgtttgaaggCTACTTTGGATCTATACTCTACACCG GAGACTTCAGATACTTACCTTCGATGTTGCGTGAGCCTTGCTTGAGAACCAACACTACTATAGATGTCCTCTACCTGGACAATACAAACTGTGACCCCAACCGCACTCTGCCCTCCAGGCAACGAGCCACTCAAGAAATCAAGGAGATCATCCGCAGCCACCCCAGCCATGATGTTGTCATAG GCCTTTATAAGCTGGGTAAAGAGTCCCTGCTCTTGGAGCTGGCGATGGAGTTCAAAACATGGATTGAGGTAAGTTTTGAGAGGATGGAAACTCTCAAAGCTCTGGAACTACCCAACGTTTTCACCACTGAGGCAGGAGCCGGTCGTATCCGCGTTGTGGAGCAGTCAGAGATTTGCCCTTCCATGTTACACCAGTGGAGCAAAGAACAACCCACTTTGGCAATCGTACCGACAAGCAGGCTGATTGTCTCCCTCCACCCCGATGTCCATGTGGTGCCGTACTCCGACCACTCGTCTTACCAAGAGCTGGAAGATTTTGTCTCAGCCCTCAGCCCTACCTCCATTGTACCAATTGTCGGTAAATATTTACCTGGAAACATGTGTGCCTTGGTTCGCAGTAAAAAGCGCCAAGAATTTCTAGTGCCAGAGTCCGTCCAACACTTTATGTTAAGACAGCCCGAGAGCCAGCTCGGCTCGCCAGCATACACCGGCCTCCACCACAGATACCTCCAAACGTGTGCTCCTAAAGGGGTCATATTTGAATCTCCCTTAAGGAAAACTGGGAAGTCGTTTGAAGAAACGGCAGAGGCAGACCAGGATATTTCTGAGGAAGACCTGGACTCAGAAAGCAGTGAACAGGACCCAGAGAGTATCCTCATGGATATGAGCAAAGACACCGTTCCTGAGAAGCACAGAAGAGGACCGAGGGATGTGTGGAACCTAAACATTGTACAGACGGTGTCTGAGGATGTCGCCAATGAAGAGTCTGTGTCAATCAGTCAACTCGTTCAGAGCAACGTTAACCCAGGGGACATTCTGTCAAACATCGAGGCCTGCTTGAATCCAGTCTCTACCCCAAGAAAAGGTTTGCAAACTAATGCCAAAACCACCAAGACAGCATTTCTGCATAGCAGACATGGAAATGCTCGAAACAACCACATGTTGTCTGACGTTGAAAGCACGAGCCAGCAAAGCACACATGGACTTGATAAGGTTGGTGATTTGCCGCCGCAAAGCGTCCTGGATGATGCGTCCTGCAGTTCATCAAACTATCTGACCGTGTTGCAACAAGAGGAAATAGACAGGATTGAGAACAccattttaaatgatgatgatctCTTCACAGGGGAGGACTTAAAGATTTATGGCATCTTGCAGCCTAACTTTGTGAAGCGGTTTACCCTCCTTCCTATACGTCACGCAAAAGATTCTGGCATCTCAGATGATGGGATCTGA
- the adora1b gene encoding adenosine receptor A1b → MPGGALLSAESLYIAMEVLIAVASVLGNVMVVWAVKINKSLRDTTFCFIVSLALADIAVGALVIPLAITISIGLQTHFYSCLLVACTVLVLTQSSILALLAIAADRYLRVKIPTRYKRVVTPRRAGLAVVICWTVAFIVGLTPMLGWNNLRRLQQNSSISSDLIVTCQFENVISMDYMVYFNFFGWVLPPLLLMLVIYAEIFYMIHNQLNDKKMIASHSDPNKYYKKELNLAKSLALVLFLFALSWLPLHIINCITLFCPDCQKPVFLLYIAILLTHGNSAVNPIVYAFRITKFRTAFRKIWKQYFCCKDMPALEIQPSDRKEMPNLEPQQKETAKSDPAPHGQQQDQGTEEQNEPLEHPPLLAQDAV, encoded by the exons ATGCCCGGAGGAGCCCTGTTATCCGCGGAGTCGCTGTACATCGCGATGGAGGTGCTGATCGCCGTGGCTTCTGTCCTCGGGAACGTGATGGTGGTTTGGGCGGTGAAAATCAACAAATCTCTGCGAGACACCACGTTCTGCTTCATCGTGTCCCTGGCTCTGGCGGACATTGCGGTGGGAGCGCTCGTCATCCCTCTGGCCATCACCATCAGCATCGGACTCCAGACTCACTTCTACAGCTGCCTGCTCGTGGCGTGCACGGTGCTGGTGCTGACGCAAAGTTCCATCCTGGCCCTGCTGGCCATCGCAGCTGACCGCTATCTCAGGGTCAAGATCCCCACCAG GTACAAGAGGGTTGTGACCCCCCGGCGAGCAGGGCTGGCTGTGGTAATATGCTGGACAGTAGCTTTCATCGTGGGACTCACACCCATGTTGGGCTGGAACAACCTGAGGCGCCTCCAGCAGAACAGCTCCATCAGCTCTGACCTTATTGTCACCTGTCagtttgaaaatgtcatcaGCATGGACTACATGGTCTATTTCAACTTCTTTGGCTGGGTCCTACCGCCACTGCTGCTTATGCTGGTCATCTATGCCGAGATCTTCTACATGATCCACAACCAGCTCAACGATAAGAAGATGATCGCCAGTCACAGCGACCCTAACAAGTACTATAAGAAGGAGTTGAATCTTGCTAAATCGCTGGCTCTGGTCCTTTTTCTTTTCGCTCTCAGCTGGCTTCCCCTCCACATCATCAACTGCATCACACTCTTCTGCCCTGACTGCCAGAAGCCTGTATTCCTCCTCTACATTGCCATCCTGCTCACCCACGGCAACTCTGCCGTCAACCCAATTGTCTACGCTTTCCGCATTACGAAGTTTCGCACAGCCTTCAGGAAAATATGGAAGCAGTACTTCTGCTGCAAGGACATGCCAGCTCTGGAGATTCAGCCCAGCGACAGGAAAGAGATGCCCAATCTGGAGCCACAGCAGAAAGAAACTGCAAAGTCGGATCCAGCTCCACATGGACAGCAACAAGACCAGGGAACCGAAGAACAGAATGAACCCTTGGAACATCCCCCTTTACTGGCACAGGATGCAGTCTGA